The Urbifossiella limnaea nucleotide sequence GTCGAGAGGAATCGACTAACGAGCACCTGATGGTTTGTAGCGTACGCCCGCGTCCGCTCGGACGCAATGACCGTCCCGCCGGAAGCCGGAGTCGGCCTCCGGTATGGACGGTTTGCGGATACGGTCGCGAGTCGGATCGGGTACACTCGGGCTGATGTCCGACGTCACCCGGCTCCTCGACGCCGCCGCGGCCGGCGACCTGGCGGCCGCCGACGACCTGCTCCCGCTCGTGTACGACGAGTTGCGGAAGCTCGCGGCCGCCCGGTTGGCGGGCGAGCGGCCGGGGCAGACGCTCCAGGCGACCGCCCTGGTCCACGAGGCATACCTGCGCCTGGTCGGCGACGGCCGGCCGAGGACCTGGAACGGCCGCGGCCACTTTCTCGCGGCCGCGGCCGAGGCCATGCGCCGCATCCTGGTCGACCAGGCCCGGCGGAAACTCCGCGCCAAGCACGGCGGCGGCCGCGACCGGGTCGACCTCGACGAACTGGCCGTCCCGACGCGGGACGACCGGGCCGCCGACCTGCTCGCCCTGGACGAGGTCATGACCGCCTTCGCGCGCGAGGAGCCGGGAAAGGCCGAACTGGTCAAGCTGCGGTACTTCGCCGGCCTCACCCTCGAGGAAGCGGCCGCCTGCCAGGGGATCTCACCCGCCACGGCGAAGCGACACTGGGCCCTGGCCCGCGCCTGGCTGTTCGCCGCCCTGACCGATCCACCCGTGCCGTCGGGCTGAGTGCTCATTTTTCGTGAGCCGTTCCGGCCCGGGACGGCGCCAGGTGAGGTAGGACCGGCTCTCAGGAGACTCGGCGTGTCCACGCCCAACCCTCTGGACACGATTTTTTCGGGGGCGATCGAACTCACCTCCGCCGCCGACCGCGTCGCGTACATCGCCCGCGCGTGCGGCGAGGATCGCGCCTTGCGGCTGAAGGTCGAGCGGCTGGTGGCCGCGTACTTCCGCGCCGGCGGCTTCCTGGAAGACCAGCCCCCCGGATTGGAGACGACCGTCGGCACGGGTGCCATCGACGGCCCCGGCACGGTGATCGGCCCCTACCGGCTGATCGAGCCGGTCGGCGAGGGCGGGATGGGGGTCGTGTTCGTGGCCGAACAGCGTCACCCGATCCGCCGGAAGGTCGCCTTGAAGGTGATCAAGCCGGGGATGGACACGCGCGAGGTCGTCGCCCGGTTCGAGGCCGAGCGGCAGGCTCTGGCGCTCATGGACCACCCCCACATCGCCAAGGTGCTCGACGGCGGTGTCACCGACCAGGGCCGGCCCTACTTCGTCATGGAACTGGTCCGGGGTACCCCGGTGACCGAATACTGCGACCAGGCCCGGCTGGGCCTCCGGGAGCGGCTGGAGTTGTTCGTCCAGGTGTGCCAGGCGGTGCAGCACGCCCACCAGAAGGGGGTGATCCACCGCGACATCAAGCCGTCCAACGTTCTGGTAGCCGGGAGTGACGGCGCACCGACTGCCAAGGTGATCGACTTCGGGGTGGCCAAGGCGGTCGGGCAGCAGCTGACCGACAAGACGGTCTACACCCGGTTCCAACAGCTGGTCGGCAGCCCGCTCTATATGAGCCCGGAACAGGCCGGCCTGAGCGGACTGGACGTGGACACGCGGAGCGACATCTACTCGCTGGGCGTCCTGCTATACGAGCTGTTGACGGGGACGACGCCATTCGACAAGGAGCGGTTCCGCACGGCCGCTTACGACGAGTTGCGACAGATCATCCGCGAGGAGGAGCCCCCACGGCCGAGCACCCGGCTGAGCACCCTCGGGCCGGCGGCGGGCACCGTCTCGGCCAACCGCGGCGTCGAGCCGCGGCGGCTGTTCACGCTCGTGCGCGGGGAGCTGGACTGGCTGGTGATGAAGGCCCTGGAAAAGGACCGCAACCGCCGATACGAGACGGCCAACGGGCTGGCGATGGACGTGCAGCGCTACCTCGCCGGCGAGGCGGTGCTGGCCGTCCCGCCGTCGGTGGGGTACCGGGTGCGGAAGTTCGCCCGCCGGAACAAGCAGGCGCTCGCCGGCGCGTCTCTCCTGGTCGTAATGTTCCTGGTCCTGGTCGGCGGATTCGCCTGGGTGGCATCCGACCGGGCGGCGCAACGGGTGCGGACAGCTTCCGAGGTCGCCGTATTTCTGCAGCGGGCCGACACCCTCTACGCGGACAACAAACTTCCCGAGGCGGTGGCCGAGGTCCAGAAGGCTCGTGGCGTCCTGGGTGCCGGGGGCGGGGACGAGGGCCTGCGCCGCCGCGTCGAGCAACGGCTCGTCGAACTCACGTCCGCCGCGCGGCTCGAGGAGATCCTGATCGATTCGGCCGCGCTCGGTCTTCGGGACCAGGGCTATGCCGAATACGCCCGAGTGTTCCAGGCGTCCGGGATCGACGTGGGGGCGCTTCCGCCCGAGGCGGCGGCCGCGCGCGTGGCGGAAAGCAACATCAAGCTCGATCTGGTGCTCGCGCTCGACCGGTGGGCCTCCGCGCTGCGAACTGACCCCCGAAAACTTGACCCGGCGCGCTGGCAGCAGCTGCAGGCGATCTCCCGGGCGGCCGGCCCCGACCCCTGGCGTATGCGCTACAACGCGGCGGCCGAGGCCGGGGACCTGAGGGCCCTTCGGGAACTCGCTGCCGAGGCGGACCCAACTCGGCTCCGCACCCGGGTCCTGGCGGCCCTGGGCGACTCCCTGAGGTCGGCCGGCGATGTCGAGGCGTCGGTCGAGT carries:
- a CDS encoding ECF-type sigma factor; the protein is MSDVTRLLDAAAAGDLAAADDLLPLVYDELRKLAAARLAGERPGQTLQATALVHEAYLRLVGDGRPRTWNGRGHFLAAAAEAMRRILVDQARRKLRAKHGGGRDRVDLDELAVPTRDDRAADLLALDEVMTAFAREEPGKAELVKLRYFAGLTLEEAAACQGISPATAKRHWALARAWLFAALTDPPVPSG
- a CDS encoding serine/threonine-protein kinase; the encoded protein is MSTPNPLDTIFSGAIELTSAADRVAYIARACGEDRALRLKVERLVAAYFRAGGFLEDQPPGLETTVGTGAIDGPGTVIGPYRLIEPVGEGGMGVVFVAEQRHPIRRKVALKVIKPGMDTREVVARFEAERQALALMDHPHIAKVLDGGVTDQGRPYFVMELVRGTPVTEYCDQARLGLRERLELFVQVCQAVQHAHQKGVIHRDIKPSNVLVAGSDGAPTAKVIDFGVAKAVGQQLTDKTVYTRFQQLVGSPLYMSPEQAGLSGLDVDTRSDIYSLGVLLYELLTGTTPFDKERFRTAAYDELRQIIREEEPPRPSTRLSTLGPAAGTVSANRGVEPRRLFTLVRGELDWLVMKALEKDRNRRYETANGLAMDVQRYLAGEAVLAVPPSVGYRVRKFARRNKQALAGASLLVVMFLVLVGGFAWVASDRAAQRVRTASEVAVFLQRADTLYADNKLPEAVAEVQKARGVLGAGGGDEGLRRRVEQRLVELTSAARLEEILIDSAALGLRDQGYAEYARVFQASGIDVGALPPEAAAARVAESNIKLDLVLALDRWASALRTDPRKLDPARWQQLQAISRAAGPDPWRMRYNAAAEAGDLRALRELAAEADPTRLRTRVLAALGDSLRSAGDVEASVEFLRAAQRRHPTDYSINASLGWSLRSLKSPAWDDAIAFRRIAVAVRPHSPTANWYLGHALHTVGKLDEAMAYYQTVVELDPDHAPAHFSLANILRLRGRCGQAIVHFRRSAELLPADPNPLNGLAWELATCVETTHRDPAQAVDLARQVVALSVKQHDDRDKSGRDRLGNYWNTLGVAHYYAGNPDEAVVALHTSLRLASCDDERYVCEDWFFLAMASWKLGRTEAAREWYDRAAGWMVKKKPREEEIQRFRAEAAALLGVEVKE